CCTCAGAGTGAGCGACATCCGCACCTGGCTCGATTGCCCCCGCAAGTTCTGGCTTCAGACACTGCAAGGGCTCCGGCCAGGTGGTGACAAGACCGACCAGCTCGAGGTATCGAACTATCGCAAGTTCGACCCGGCCCACCCCGAGGAACTGAACGAAGAGGTAGTTGTCAGGACCCGGGACGCCAACCGACGGGACGAGGGGACCATGGTCCACGCCGTCACCGAGGCGTACTACCGAGGGGACTTGCCACCTAACTGGGACCCCATGGTCCTACGAGGGGCGGCTCAAGGGTTAATTGAA
This sequence is a window from bacterium. Protein-coding genes within it:
- a CDS encoding PD-(D/E)XK nuclease family protein, with the translated sequence LRVSDIRTWLDCPRKFWLQTLQGLRPGGDKTDQLEVSNYRKFDPAHPEELNEEVVVRTRDANRRDEGTMVHAVTEAYYRGDLPPNWDPMVLRGAAQGLIEAKAEELSDNLAVASWQEAIRYATAMATGYVPWVQREGHDVGKKVLAVEERMTWDFPQDDFWCKDYHTFRLTGQPDHVEQDTITDEVGIGDT